One window from the genome of Cryptomeria japonica chromosome 6, Sugi_1.0, whole genome shotgun sequence encodes:
- the LOC131039229 gene encoding uncharacterized protein LOC131039229: MTAQLDFRAFILRGHVLHFYRSALKTARRAPAHAREELRQTIREEMEKNKYCEDKSKIRFLLSEGLQRLKELNDMLDIQGHG; encoded by the exons ATGACAGCTCAATTAGATTTCAGAGCATTTATACTTCGTGGCCATGTGCTACACTTCTATCGTTCAGCTCTGAAAACGGCTCGACGAGCCCCTGCTCATGCTCGGG AGGAGCTGAGACAGACAATCCGAGAAGAGATGGAGAAgaacaaatattgtgaagacaaatcaaaaattcgattcttattaAGTGAAGGCTTACAAAGATTGAAGGAGCTGAATGATATGCTTGATATACAAGGTCATGGGTAA